A portion of the Krasilnikovia cinnamomea genome contains these proteins:
- a CDS encoding TetR/AcrR family transcriptional regulator — protein MPKKVDHQARRTLIADALMRVAAASGLEAVSLRHVAAEAGVTSGMVQHYFATKDEMMSFALAVIRERNEARVTRAVGALSQPLTPHALVRTILVELLPLDEQRRADGRVALAFLAYTAVRPAAAARMREDTDQMVTFIADQIRAAQATASAPAALNPEHAAAGLLAAMEGLGVYLLGGQYDAQTAVSALDDHLSLIFTG, from the coding sequence ATGCCGAAGAAGGTCGACCACCAGGCGCGCCGGACCTTGATCGCCGACGCGCTCATGCGGGTCGCCGCCGCCAGCGGGCTGGAGGCGGTCAGCCTGCGCCATGTGGCCGCCGAGGCGGGTGTCACGTCGGGCATGGTGCAGCACTACTTCGCCACCAAGGACGAGATGATGAGCTTCGCCCTGGCGGTGATCCGCGAACGCAACGAGGCCCGGGTGACCCGGGCGGTCGGCGCGCTCAGCCAGCCGCTGACCCCGCACGCGCTGGTCCGCACGATCCTGGTCGAGCTGCTGCCGCTCGACGAGCAGCGGCGGGCCGACGGCCGCGTCGCGCTGGCGTTCCTCGCCTACACCGCGGTGCGCCCCGCCGCGGCGGCTCGGATGCGGGAGGACACCGACCAGATGGTCACCTTCATCGCCGACCAGATCCGCGCCGCGCAGGCGACCGCGAGCGCCCCGGCCGCCCTGAACCCCGAACACGCGGCGGCCGGCCTGCTGGCCGCCATGGAAGGACTCGGGGTCTACCTCCTCGGCGGTCAGTACGACGCGCAGACGGCGGTGTCCGCCCTCGACGATCACCTGTCGCTGATCTTCACCGGGTAG
- a CDS encoding PQQ-binding-like beta-propeller repeat protein, producing the protein MKRSGARPRWSAAVVAVAVAALITSPPAMGAGQRPGAGHQLANATAWAQDGFNAANTSYNANESIINAATIRKVTRRWRITVPAFPSDCPTAQAPVVAGGRVFLVDDGGVAAFRVGDGRLLWRWNRPVAEPPGRVHLAVVGGALVVGVAHCGSVSDPTGSLSAFDVGTGTVRWSRSLPVGSLVTDQGLVVVSDTSASEHPEGIVRAYRVTDGVQVWSREGVANRSNVSAKGRLLLSRYAGGTVCVATSTGAVLWERAQPYEGVLAASPAGDRFFVVDFDRVLRAVNAGTGATLWSRPGVDIHFGNDTVATDGRRLFVAVGLTLTAYRADTGAVSWTRTLNGGVGQPIRAGGLVYTVVSADTGSSLAILQAASGAPAVKGTAYRGAVDHPVIVNGRLYLRQSGALSLYRP; encoded by the coding sequence GTGAAGAGGTCAGGAGCTCGTCCCCGCTGGAGCGCCGCCGTCGTCGCGGTGGCCGTCGCCGCACTGATCACGTCGCCGCCCGCGATGGGTGCCGGTCAGCGCCCCGGTGCCGGCCACCAGCTCGCGAACGCGACCGCGTGGGCTCAGGACGGCTTTAATGCGGCGAACACCAGCTACAACGCCAATGAGTCGATCATCAACGCGGCGACGATCAGGAAGGTCACCCGCCGCTGGCGAATCACGGTGCCGGCCTTCCCGTCGGACTGTCCCACCGCCCAGGCGCCGGTCGTCGCGGGTGGCCGGGTGTTTCTCGTCGACGACGGCGGGGTGGCCGCGTTCCGGGTCGGCGACGGGCGCCTGCTGTGGCGGTGGAACCGCCCGGTCGCCGAGCCCCCGGGTCGCGTCCACCTCGCGGTGGTGGGCGGCGCGCTCGTGGTCGGCGTCGCCCACTGTGGAAGTGTCAGCGACCCGACCGGCAGCCTGAGCGCCTTCGACGTGGGCACCGGAACCGTACGGTGGAGCAGGTCTCTCCCGGTGGGCTCCCTGGTCACCGACCAGGGTCTGGTCGTCGTCTCGGACACCAGCGCGTCCGAGCACCCGGAAGGAATCGTACGGGCATACCGGGTCACCGACGGTGTTCAGGTGTGGTCCCGGGAGGGCGTCGCGAACCGCAGCAACGTGTCCGCCAAGGGCCGGCTGCTGTTGTCCCGGTACGCGGGCGGCACGGTGTGCGTCGCGACCAGCACCGGCGCGGTGCTCTGGGAACGCGCGCAGCCCTACGAGGGGGTGCTGGCCGCCAGTCCCGCCGGTGACCGGTTCTTCGTCGTCGACTTCGACCGCGTCCTGCGCGCGGTGAACGCCGGCACCGGCGCGACCCTGTGGAGCCGTCCCGGGGTGGACATCCATTTCGGAAACGACACGGTGGCGACCGACGGGCGTCGGCTGTTCGTCGCCGTCGGCCTGACCTTGACCGCCTACCGGGCCGATACCGGAGCCGTCAGCTGGACCAGGACCCTCAACGGCGGGGTGGGCCAGCCGATCCGCGCCGGTGGCCTGGTCTACACGGTGGTGAGCGCCGACACCGGCTCCTCGCTGGCCATCCTGCAGGCCGCCTCCGGTGCGCCCGCGGTCAAGGGCACCGCCTACCGCGGCGCGGTGGATCATCCCGTGATCGTCAACGGACGCCTCTACCTCAGGCAGTCCGGTGCGTTGAGCCTCTACCGGCCCTAG
- a CDS encoding tetratricopeptide repeat protein, translating into MKSRKNHPMFGSSLRNRLLVGPLLALGIVTGGAAALEALDVSGWWAVAVAVPVAVLPVLAENLVQPWLERRRIQTKQEQEAIEALRPSLNRQGKLRVVDDFSAFELGVHDSVPIPSAAQPSERAPAPAGRASLRKKKRVPSEVPDPRLPTWVRRRKEKDIEEWLPGAQEQGGFLLIVGRSSVGKTRMAYEVVRTHFRNWALLQPDSADVVAGVAKSALRLPKLVIWLDEIQGYLEGPSLKPGSTPLSVANIKQLLQRPTPVVIIGTIWPDRARELRAVEKDSNGVNERQKYPGAKEVLTYFNRLEVLLGEFDDDEKETAREIAVQDARIADALKEPNYSVTQVLAGAPWLIRRWKEANQREESVINSAIDARRVGIVSPLAEPLLTQAARAYLPVVESDDQWFGGALTYATEERQDQGSISLLIPVRDEENRTVLGYDVAEYLLQQGFRERHNARVPELAWQAFLNNVVHSEDLLFLAFNAFDRGLLRHADALYRRATEAGHPDAPLHFAQMLAWQGRKAHAEAILREAITAGNLRAWIALLEHVRSDGRIDDFRRLRLEANVVARIEENTSEELRNYLDSEAWERDLAFENTRSARPAALVATPKSDGEVGVSGDGGRGQTAVQAPVDEPAAPASRDGNQAGHVDQRSADAGKADVGIPLPRQFTAVGEPGKDGYAPDHAIGNGEVHLSEAKQALPEDGTADQNATVSLAVMFEQRGEPDKAEQVLREGMAAGEPNARVGLAVLFEQRGEPDKAEQVLREGIAAGEPDARAGLAGWFEYRQMPEKVEEVYREGIAAGEPDARVGLAYSFEQRGELDKAEQVLREGIAAGEPNARVSLADMFEQQGELDKAEQVLREAIAAGEPDARVGLAVLFEQQGEPDEAEQVLREGIAAGEPEARVGMAGLFEQRGEPDKAEQVLREGIAAGEPNARSRLAGWFDRQGEPDKAEQVLREGIAAGELNARAGLAVLFEQRGQPDRAEQVHRDGIAAGEPDARAGLAGWFEYRQMPEKVEEVYREGIAAGEPNAWANLADLFEQRGEPDKAEQALREGIAAGESHAWVSLADLFEQRGDPDEAERALREGIAAGEPDARVGLAVLFEQRGEPDQAEQVYQDGVAAGEPNARSRLAGWFDHRGEPDKAEQALREGIAAGEPDARIGLAVLFEQRGEPDKAEQVYQDGVAAGEPNARSRLAGWYDHQGEPDKAEKALREGIAAGEPDARIGLAVLFEQRGQPDKAEQVYQEGIAAGEPDARAGLAVLFEQRGQLDKAEQVHRDGIAAGEPDARAGLAGWFEYRRMPEKVEEVYREGIAAGEPNAWANLADLFEQRGEPDKAEQALREGIAAGEPSAWVGLADLFEQRGEPDKAEQALREGIAGGEPNARVGLAVLFEQRGRPDKAEQVYREGVDAGEPNARSRLAGWFDRQGEPDKAEQVLREGIAAGEPNARAGLAVLFEQRGEPDKAEQVHREGIAAGEPDARTGLAGWFEYRRMPEKVEEVYREGIAAGEPDAWANLANLFENRNEPEKAEKVFRGAIAAGESGARADLAVLFEQRGEPDRAEQVLREGINAGEPEARVSLAALLDGRGQRDRAEQILREGIVAGELGARASLAYVLERWGQADRAEQVFRDGIAAGGANAWAGLADLYEFRGQQDNAEQVYREGIAAGDPGARAGLAELLRKRGQEDKAEEVYRQGIGAGDFYCLASLVSLLEDQKRPEARHMRRFGLTVDGSLASPWWQESGDEV; encoded by the coding sequence GTGAAGTCGCGCAAGAATCACCCAATGTTCGGGAGTAGCCTCAGGAACCGTCTCCTGGTTGGTCCTCTGCTGGCGCTCGGCATCGTGACCGGCGGTGCCGCTGCGCTGGAGGCGCTGGACGTATCCGGCTGGTGGGCGGTTGCCGTCGCCGTGCCCGTAGCCGTCCTCCCCGTGCTTGCGGAGAATCTGGTCCAGCCGTGGCTCGAGCGGCGCCGCATTCAAACCAAGCAGGAGCAAGAGGCAATAGAGGCATTACGGCCATCACTGAACCGCCAGGGGAAACTCCGGGTGGTGGACGATTTCAGCGCATTTGAGCTTGGCGTGCACGACTCTGTCCCAATCCCGTCGGCCGCGCAGCCTTCGGAAAGGGCCCCGGCACCGGCCGGGCGAGCAAGCCTCAGAAAAAAGAAGCGGGTGCCTAGCGAAGTACCTGACCCTCGCCTGCCTACCTGGGTCAGGAGACGCAAGGAGAAAGACATCGAGGAGTGGCTGCCAGGCGCCCAGGAGCAGGGCGGCTTCTTGCTCATAGTTGGCCGCTCATCGGTGGGCAAGACCCGGATGGCGTACGAGGTCGTCCGTACCCATTTCAGGAACTGGGCACTGCTGCAACCAGACTCCGCAGACGTTGTTGCCGGCGTTGCGAAATCGGCTCTCCGCTTGCCGAAACTGGTGATCTGGCTCGACGAAATTCAAGGATATCTGGAAGGGCCCAGCCTGAAGCCCGGTTCGACACCGCTTTCCGTCGCGAATATCAAACAGCTGCTGCAGAGACCCACGCCGGTCGTGATTATCGGCACCATCTGGCCGGATCGGGCAAGAGAGCTACGGGCGGTTGAGAAGGACTCCAACGGGGTCAACGAGCGACAGAAATACCCCGGAGCCAAAGAGGTTCTGACCTACTTCAACCGACTTGAAGTCCTGTTGGGAGAGTTTGACGACGACGAGAAGGAGACCGCCAGAGAGATCGCCGTCCAGGACGCACGGATCGCGGATGCCTTGAAGGAGCCGAACTACAGTGTCACCCAGGTTCTTGCCGGCGCTCCGTGGTTGATTCGTCGATGGAAGGAGGCGAATCAGCGTGAAGAGTCGGTCATCAATTCCGCAATCGACGCCCGCCGCGTTGGGATTGTCAGCCCACTTGCCGAGCCGTTACTCACTCAGGCCGCACGGGCATACCTACCGGTGGTCGAGAGTGACGACCAGTGGTTCGGAGGCGCCCTCACATATGCTACGGAAGAGCGGCAAGATCAGGGCAGCATCAGCCTTCTGATTCCGGTTCGAGACGAGGAAAACCGCACGGTCCTTGGTTACGATGTTGCCGAGTACCTGCTCCAACAGGGATTCAGAGAGCGTCACAATGCCCGCGTCCCGGAGCTCGCCTGGCAGGCGTTCTTGAACAATGTCGTCCATTCAGAAGACCTCTTGTTCCTTGCGTTCAATGCCTTTGATCGTGGCCTGCTACGGCACGCGGACGCACTCTACCGTCGCGCGACCGAGGCGGGTCATCCCGATGCGCCGTTGCACTTCGCTCAAATGCTGGCGTGGCAAGGACGCAAGGCCCATGCCGAGGCGATCCTGCGTGAAGCAATCACTGCCGGAAACTTGAGAGCTTGGATAGCCCTGCTGGAGCATGTCCGTTCCGATGGCCGGATCGACGACTTCAGGCGGCTCCGGTTGGAGGCGAATGTCGTCGCGCGGATTGAGGAGAATACGTCAGAGGAGCTGCGCAATTACTTGGATAGCGAGGCGTGGGAGCGTGACCTGGCCTTTGAGAATACCCGGTCCGCTCGGCCAGCCGCCCTCGTCGCGACGCCGAAGTCGGACGGTGAGGTAGGAGTTTCCGGCGATGGCGGCCGAGGCCAGACCGCGGTGCAGGCGCCCGTAGACGAACCAGCGGCACCGGCGAGTCGAGACGGTAACCAAGCGGGCCACGTGGACCAGCGAAGCGCCGACGCGGGCAAGGCCGATGTGGGGATCCCGCTGCCGCGCCAGTTCACGGCGGTCGGTGAGCCGGGCAAGGACGGGTACGCGCCGGACCATGCCATCGGCAACGGCGAGGTGCATCTCAGTGAAGCGAAGCAGGCACTCCCGGAGGACGGCACCGCGGATCAGAACGCCACGGTCAGTTTGGCGGTCATGTTCGAGCAGCGCGGCGAGCCCGACAAGGCGGAACAGGTACTGCGCGAGGGCATGGCGGCGGGCGAGCCGAACGCCCGGGTCGGCCTGGCCGTCCTGTTCGAGCAGCGCGGCGAGCCCGACAAGGCGGAACAGGTGCTGCGGGAAGGCATCGCCGCAGGCGAACCAGATGCCCGAGCCGGTCTGGCCGGCTGGTTCGAGTACCGGCAGATGCCCGAGAAGGTGGAAGAGGTGTACCGCGAAGGCATCGCCGCGGGTGAGCCGGACGCCCGGGTCGGCCTGGCGTACTCGTTCGAGCAGCGCGGCGAGCTGGACAAGGCGGAACAGGTGCTGCGGGAGGGCATCGCGGCGGGCGAGCCGAACGCCAGGGTCAGTTTGGCGGACATGTTCGAGCAGCAGGGTGAGCTGGACAAGGCGGAGCAGGTACTGCGCGAGGCTATCGCCGCGGGCGAACCGGACGCCCGCGTCGGCCTGGCGGTCCTGTTCGAGCAGCAGGGCGAGCCGGACGAAGCGGAGCAGGTACTGCGCGAGGGCATCGCCGCAGGCGAACCAGAAGCCAGGGTTGGCATGGCGGGCCTGTTCGAGCAGCGCGGCGAGCCGGACAAGGCGGAACAGGTGCTGCGCGAGGGCATCGCGGCAGGTGAGCCCAACGCCAGGAGCCGGTTGGCGGGCTGGTTCGATCGCCAAGGTGAACCGGACAAGGCGGAACAGGTACTGCGCGAAGGCATCGCCGCGGGCGAACTGAACGCGCGGGCCGGTCTGGCGGTCCTGTTCGAACAGCGCGGCCAGCCCGACAGGGCGGAACAAGTGCACCGCGACGGCATCGCCGCAGGCGAACCAGACGCCCGAGCCGGCCTGGCCGGCTGGTTCGAATACCGCCAGATGCCCGAGAAGGTGGAAGAGGTGTACCGCGAAGGCATCGCCGCGGGCGAGCCGAACGCCTGGGCGAACCTGGCGGACCTGTTCGAACAGCGCGGCGAGCCGGACAAGGCGGAACAGGCACTGCGCGAAGGCATCGCCGCGGGCGAGTCGCACGCTTGGGTCAGTTTGGCGGACCTGTTCGAGCAGCGCGGCGACCCGGACGAAGCGGAGCGGGCACTGCGGGAAGGCATCGCCGCAGGTGAACCCGACGCCCGCGTCGGCCTGGCGGTCCTGTTCGAACAGCGGGGTGAGCCCGATCAGGCGGAGCAGGTGTACCAGGACGGCGTCGCCGCAGGCGAACCGAACGCCCGAAGCCGGTTGGCGGGCTGGTTCGACCACCGAGGTGAACCGGACAAGGCGGAGCAGGCACTGCGCGAAGGCATCGCGGCGGGCGAACCAGACGCCCGCATCGGCCTGGCCGTCCTGTTCGAACAGCGCGGCGAACCCGACAAGGCGGAACAGGTGTACCAGGACGGCGTCGCCGCAGGCGAACCGAACGCCCGAAGCCGGTTGGCAGGCTGGTACGACCACCAAGGTGAACCGGACAAGGCAGAGAAGGCACTGCGCGAAGGCATCGCCGCAGGCGAACCAGACGCCCGCATCGGTCTCGCGGTCCTGTTCGAACAGCGCGGCCAGCCGGACAAGGCGGAACAGGTGTACCAGGAGGGCATCGCCGCAGGGGAACCAGACGCCCGGGCCGGCCTGGCGGTCCTGTTCGAACAGCGCGGCCAGCTCGACAAGGCGGAACAGGTGCACCGCGACGGCATCGCCGCAGGCGAACCAGACGCCCGAGCCGGCCTGGCCGGCTGGTTCGAATACCGCCGGATGCCCGAGAAGGTGGAAGAGGTGTACCGCGAAGGCATCGCCGCGGGCGAGCCGAACGCCTGGGCGAATCTGGCGGACCTGTTCGAACAGCGCGGCGAGCCGGACAAGGCGGAACAGGCACTGCGCGAAGGCATCGCCGCGGGCGAGCCGAGCGCCTGGGTTGGCCTGGCAGACCTGTTCGAACAGCGCGGCGAGCCGGACAAGGCGGAACAGGCACTGCGCGAAGGCATCGCCGGAGGGGAACCGAACGCCCGCGTCGGCCTCGCGGTCCTGTTCGAACAGCGCGGCCGGCCGGACAAGGCAGAGCAGGTGTACCGGGAGGGGGTCGACGCAGGCGAGCCGAACGCCAGGAGCCGGTTGGCGGGCTGGTTCGATCGCCAAGGTGAACCGGACAAGGCGGAGCAGGTACTGCGCGAGGGCATCGCCGCGGGCGAACCGAACGCCCGGGCCGGCCTGGCCGTCCTGTTCGAACAGCGCGGCGAGCCCGACAAGGCGGAACAGGTGCACCGCGAAGGCATCGCCGCAGGCGAACCAGACGCCCGAACCGGCCTGGCCGGCTGGTTCGAATACCGCCGGATGCCCGAGAAGGTGGAAGAGGTGTACCGCGAAGGCATCGCCGCGGGCGAGCCGGACGCCTGGGCGAACCTGGCAAACCTGTTCGAGAACCGCAACGAGCCGGAGAAGGCCGAGAAGGTCTTTCGCGGAGCCATCGCGGCGGGTGAATCGGGCGCCCGGGCCGACCTGGCGGTCCTGTTCGAGCAGCGGGGCGAGCCGGACAGGGCCGAGCAGGTACTGCGGGAGGGCATCAACGCAGGCGAACCAGAAGCCAGAGTCTCCTTGGCAGCTCTGCTCGATGGCCGGGGACAGCGCGACCGAGCCGAACAGATACTGCGGGAAGGCATCGTCGCCGGCGAATTGGGCGCTCGAGCCAGCTTGGCGTACGTACTTGAGCGTTGGGGGCAAGCGGATCGCGCCGAGCAGGTGTTCCGGGACGGGATCGCGGCGGGCGGAGCGAATGCCTGGGCCGGATTGGCCGACCTGTACGAGTTTCGGGGACAGCAGGATAACGCCGAGCAGGTGTACAGAGAGGGTATCGCCGCCGGTGATCCCGGCGCTCGTGCCGGTCTCGCGGAATTGCTCCGCAAGCGGGGGCAGGAGGACAAAGCCGAGGAGGTCTACCGCCAAGGCATCGGCGCCGGGGACTTCTACTGCCTAGCCAGCCTGGTCTCGTTGCTGGAGGACCAGAAGCGTCCGGAGGCGCGCCACATGCGGCGCTTCGGGCTCACCGTGGACGGATCGTTGGCATCACCTTGGTGGCAGGAGTCCGGCGACGAAGTGTGA
- a CDS encoding DinB family protein, with amino-acid sequence MTGWDPKADLRHYLQAARDALLWKLDDLSEYDVRRPLVPTGTNLLGLIKHLAGVEAGYFGETFGRPFGQPLPWMDAGAEPNADMWATADESRAEITDLYRRVRAHADATIDALALDAVGRVPWWPPEHNEVTLHRILTHVIAETHRHAGHADIVRELIDGAAGMRKGNDNMPPGDRAWWQEHRERLESVARDAGRQAPTAAAPTR; translated from the coding sequence ATGACCGGATGGGATCCGAAGGCGGACCTTCGCCACTATCTCCAGGCCGCCCGCGACGCACTGCTGTGGAAACTGGACGACCTCTCTGAGTACGACGTACGCCGCCCCCTGGTGCCGACCGGCACCAACCTGCTCGGCCTGATCAAGCACCTGGCCGGCGTCGAAGCGGGGTACTTCGGTGAGACGTTCGGCCGCCCGTTCGGCCAGCCGCTGCCCTGGATGGACGCCGGCGCCGAGCCGAACGCCGACATGTGGGCCACCGCCGACGAGAGCCGGGCGGAGATCACCGACCTGTACCGCCGCGTCCGGGCGCACGCGGACGCCACGATCGACGCCCTCGCGCTGGACGCCGTCGGCCGCGTGCCGTGGTGGCCGCCCGAGCACAACGAGGTGACGCTGCACCGGATCCTGACCCATGTGATCGCCGAGACGCACCGGCATGCCGGTCACGCCGACATCGTCCGGGAGCTCATCGACGGAGCCGCCGGGATGCGCAAGGGCAACGACAACATGCCGCCCGGTGACCGGGCCTGGTGGCAGGAGCACCGCGAGCGCCTGGAGAGCGTCGCCCGCGACGCCGGTCGTCAGGCCCCGACGGCCGCCGCGCCTACCCGGTGA
- the mptB gene encoding polyprenol phosphomannose-dependent alpha 1,6 mannosyltransferase MptB: MFTPRSVRYLGLVGSVLTALCAYLGGAELLRGNAYNVVDLLRGDLGVLLPVSWVAGTALLITAWWHGRRVVPSTRWALVTAGLWALPLLPFLPLGSEDVYSYACQGYVQLAGGDPYATNAQAFGCPWLGSVSEAWRDSPAPYGPLFLLLSAAAVHAGGTLIGTVAVFRLIAVVGVAMIAAGVPALARRAGVAPAKATWTVLACPLVLIHLVSGGHNDAVMIGLLVAGLALVAGRRSAPDSPQSGAPSLPRTAPLLPRTAALLLGGALLGLAVGVKATAVVVLPFAVLAAVPKGASLRALWRPGVAIGGGAVGALAVLSLLSGRGVGWAYGLLRSGDTIEWTSPSTAVGMTVGRFLAVFGVHVDALPATRLIATVLLVPALVALWWWARRGEALLGAGLALALTVVLAPVFHPWYALWPLAVLAATWTRNEAIFTRWVLVPCAVAATLTIPDGYNWALATKTQGSWLMTAALVALAVWLIRRSRAQRRAAGEATYLAPERADLH; the protein is encoded by the coding sequence ATGTTCACCCCCCGCTCCGTTCGCTACCTCGGCCTGGTCGGCAGCGTGCTGACCGCGCTCTGCGCCTACCTGGGGGGTGCGGAACTTCTGCGGGGCAACGCCTACAACGTGGTGGACCTGCTGCGCGGCGACCTCGGTGTGCTGCTCCCGGTGTCCTGGGTGGCGGGCACCGCGCTGCTGATCACCGCCTGGTGGCACGGGCGCCGGGTGGTCCCGTCCACCCGGTGGGCGCTGGTGACGGCCGGGTTGTGGGCGCTGCCGCTGCTGCCGTTCCTGCCGCTGGGCAGCGAGGACGTGTATTCGTACGCCTGCCAGGGCTACGTCCAACTGGCCGGCGGTGACCCGTACGCGACCAATGCGCAGGCGTTCGGTTGTCCCTGGCTCGGCTCGGTGTCGGAGGCCTGGCGCGATTCCCCCGCCCCGTACGGTCCGCTGTTCCTGCTGTTGTCGGCGGCCGCGGTGCATGCCGGGGGCACCCTGATCGGGACGGTTGCCGTGTTCCGCCTGATCGCCGTGGTCGGGGTGGCGATGATCGCGGCCGGGGTGCCCGCGCTGGCCCGCCGGGCCGGGGTGGCGCCCGCGAAGGCCACCTGGACCGTGCTGGCCTGCCCGCTCGTGCTGATCCACCTGGTCTCCGGCGGCCACAACGACGCGGTGATGATCGGCCTGCTGGTGGCTGGTCTGGCCCTGGTGGCCGGTCGGCGGTCTGCCCCCGACTCACCGCAGTCCGGTGCGCCGTCGCTGCCCCGGACGGCGCCGTTGCTGCCCCGGACGGCGGCGTTGCTGCTGGGCGGCGCGCTGCTCGGCCTCGCGGTCGGGGTCAAGGCGACGGCGGTCGTGGTGTTGCCGTTCGCGGTGCTGGCGGCGGTGCCGAAGGGCGCGTCGCTGCGGGCGCTGTGGCGTCCGGGGGTGGCGATCGGCGGCGGTGCCGTCGGAGCCCTGGCCGTCCTGTCGCTGCTCTCGGGCCGCGGCGTGGGCTGGGCGTACGGCCTGCTCCGCAGCGGAGACACCATCGAGTGGACGTCGCCCTCGACCGCGGTCGGGATGACCGTGGGCAGGTTCCTGGCGGTCTTCGGCGTCCATGTCGACGCGCTGCCCGCCACCCGGCTGATCGCCACGGTGCTGCTCGTTCCGGCGCTGGTGGCGCTGTGGTGGTGGGCGCGGCGGGGCGAGGCGCTGCTCGGGGCGGGGCTGGCGCTGGCGCTGACCGTGGTGCTGGCCCCGGTCTTCCACCCGTGGTACGCGCTGTGGCCGCTGGCGGTGCTCGCCGCGACCTGGACGCGGAACGAGGCGATCTTCACCCGGTGGGTGCTGGTGCCGTGCGCGGTCGCGGCGACCCTGACGATCCCCGACGGGTACAACTGGGCGCTGGCCACCAAGACGCAGGGCTCATGGCTGATGACGGCGGCGCTGGTCGCGCTGGCGGTGTGGCTGATCCGCCGCAGTCGTGCCCAGCGCCGTGCCGCCGGGGAGGCCACGTACCTCGCGCCGGAGCGCGCCGACCTGCACTGA
- the glnA gene encoding type I glutamate--ammonia ligase, with amino-acid sequence MFANPEELLRYLKDEDVKFVDVRFCDLPGVMQHFNMPVESFDDSVVTDGLAFDGSSIRGFQAIHESDMMLLPDVTTAFIDPFRAQKTLALNFFIHDPFTREAYSRDPRNVAKKAETYLASSGIADTAYFGAEAEFYIFDSIRHETSAHQAFYYIDSIEGAWNSGREEAGGNRGYKTAYKGGYFPVSPVDHYSDLRDSMVRRLIDVGFTVERSHHEVGTAGQGEINYKFSTLLHAGDQMQLFKYIIKNTAWEHGKTVTFMPKPLFGDNGSGMHTHQSLWLGGEPLFYDETGYAGLSDTARWYIGGLLQHAPSLLAFTNPTVNSYRRLVPGYEAPVNLVYSQRNRSACTRIPVTGSNPKAKRVEFRVPDPSGNPYLSFAAQMMAGLDGIKNKIEPPAPIDKDLYDLPPEEWGSVKQVPGSLDAVLDSLEGDHEFLTAGGVFTEDLISTWIDWKRANEIDPVRLRPTPHEFEMYYNV; translated from the coding sequence GTGTTCGCCAATCCCGAGGAACTCCTGCGATACCTCAAGGACGAGGACGTTAAGTTCGTCGACGTACGGTTCTGTGACCTGCCCGGTGTGATGCAGCACTTCAACATGCCGGTGGAATCGTTCGACGACAGTGTCGTCACCGACGGCCTCGCCTTCGACGGATCGTCGATCCGCGGGTTCCAGGCCATCCACGAGTCCGACATGATGCTGCTGCCGGACGTCACCACCGCCTTCATCGACCCGTTCCGGGCACAGAAGACGCTGGCGCTGAACTTCTTCATCCACGACCCGTTCACTCGCGAGGCCTACTCGCGTGACCCGCGCAACGTCGCCAAGAAGGCCGAGACCTACCTGGCCTCCAGCGGCATCGCCGACACCGCGTACTTCGGCGCCGAGGCGGAGTTCTACATCTTCGACTCGATCCGCCACGAGACCTCCGCGCACCAGGCGTTCTACTACATCGACTCGATCGAGGGCGCCTGGAACTCGGGCCGGGAAGAGGCGGGCGGCAACCGCGGCTACAAGACCGCGTACAAGGGCGGCTACTTCCCCGTCTCGCCGGTGGACCACTACTCCGACCTGCGCGACTCCATGGTGCGCCGGCTGATCGACGTGGGCTTCACGGTCGAGCGTTCGCACCACGAGGTGGGCACCGCCGGCCAGGGGGAGATCAACTACAAGTTCTCCACGCTGCTGCACGCCGGCGACCAGATGCAGCTGTTCAAGTACATCATCAAGAACACCGCCTGGGAGCACGGCAAGACCGTGACCTTCATGCCCAAGCCGCTGTTCGGTGACAACGGCTCCGGCATGCACACCCACCAGAGCCTCTGGCTCGGCGGTGAGCCGCTGTTCTACGACGAGACCGGCTACGCGGGCCTGTCCGACACCGCCCGCTGGTACATCGGCGGTCTGCTGCAGCACGCGCCGTCGCTGCTGGCCTTCACCAACCCGACCGTCAACTCGTACCGGCGGCTCGTGCCCGGCTACGAGGCCCCGGTCAACCTGGTGTACTCGCAGCGCAACCGCTCCGCCTGCACCCGGATCCCGGTGACCGGCAGCAACCCGAAGGCCAAGCGCGTCGAGTTCCGCGTGCCGGACCCGTCGGGCAACCCGTACCTGTCCTTCGCGGCCCAGATGATGGCCGGCCTGGACGGCATCAAGAACAAGATCGAGCCGCCGGCCCCGATCGACAAGGACCTGTACGACCTGCCGCCGGAGGAGTGGGGCAGCGTCAAGCAGGTGCCGGGTTCGCTGGACGCGGTGCTCGACTCGCTCGAGGGTGACCACGAGTTCCTGACCGCCGGTGGCGTGTTCACCGAGGACCTGATCTCGACCTGGATCGACTGGAAGCGGGCCAACGAGATTGACCCGGTGCGCCTGCGCCCGACCCCGCACGAGTTCGAGATGTACTACAACGTCTGA